From Camelus dromedarius isolate mCamDro1 chromosome X, mCamDro1.pat, whole genome shotgun sequence, one genomic window encodes:
- the TCEAL6 gene encoding transcription elongation factor A protein-like 6, which produces MEKLCNENEGKLESEGKPEDEVEPENEGKSDEEEKLEVEKKSEHVRKLQNEGWPEDEGSPYGEGKQEKQGKSEAEGKPYGEGKPESQAKLESEARAAEKRPAEDYVPRKAKRKTDRGTDDSPKDRQEDLQERHLGSEEMMRECGDMSRAQEELRKKQKMGGFHWMQRDVQDPFTPRGQRGVRGMRGGGRGQRGLHDIPYL; this is translated from the coding sequence ATGGAAAAACTCTGcaatgaaaatgaaggaaagctGGAAAGCGAGGGAAAGCCAGAAGATGAAGTAGAGCCTGAAAATGAAGGGAAGTCAGATGAGGAAGAAAAGCTGGAAGTGGAGAAGAAGTCAGAACACGTGCGAAAGCTCCAGAATGAGGGATGGCCAGAAGATGAGGGCTCACCATATGGTGAGGGGAAGCAAGAAAAGCAGGGCAAGTCTGAAGCCGAGGGAAAACCATATGGTGAGGGCAAGCCTGAATCCCAGGCAAAGCTGGAGAGCGAGGCACGGGCTGCTGAAAAGCGCCCGGCTGAAGATTATGTGCCCcggaaagcaaaaagaaaaacagacagggGGACGGATGATTCCCCCAAGGACCGTCAGGAGGACTTACAGGAAAGGCATTTGGGCAGTGAGGAGATGATGAGAGAATGTGGAGATATGTCACGGGCTCAGGAGGagctaaggaaaaaacagaaaatgggtGGTTTTCATTGGATGCAAAGAGATGTACAGGATCCCTTCACCCCAAGGGGGCAACGGGGTGTCAGGGGAATGAGAGGCGGAGGTAGGGGCCAAAGGGGCTTACATGATATCCCATATCTTTAA